Sequence from the Schistocerca gregaria isolate iqSchGreg1 unplaced genomic scaffold, iqSchGreg1.2 ptg000008l, whole genome shotgun sequence genome:
ATGCAATACCTCACGACCGCACCTAATGGGCCTATCCAAAGTGCTGGCCTTGCTATCCTCACATGATGGGCCATGCCAACAGCGCTGACTTCTGACCAAATCAGGTGGGCCTGTCTTACCTCGCTGCCGCACCTGATCCTCCTGGCTGACCGGAGTACCTCACTGACTCACACCTGATGGGCTTTCCTGATTGCAGTGCATCGCCAACTCACCAGAGGCACCTGGCTGACCGCAGTGGAACGCCGCTGGGCCTGGCCGACGGCAGTGACTCATGaccgcacccgatgggcctggccgacggCAGTGCCTCATGaccgcacccgatgggcctggccgacacACTGCCTCAGAAACGAAACTGATGTACCTGGCTGACCGCACTTCCTCGCTATCGCACTTGACGGGCCTGGCCGAGACCAGCTGATGGACCTGGCCTACTTAACTGCCAGACTACCACACCCATTGTGCTTTCCCTACCGCACAGCCTTACGAGCACTCCTGATGACTCTAGACCAACACACGGCCTTACGACTGTACctgatgtgccttgccgacagcTCTTCCTCACAGGCCTGAGCGACATCTTTGCCTTACGACCCCACTTAATGGGCCTGGCCAACCTCACTGCCTGACAACCACACCCCATGGGCTTGGCTGACCGCATTACCTCAACCACACCTGATGAGTCTAGCCAATCGCACTGCGTCCTGACCGCAACCGATGGGGATGGCCGAACGTACTAAAAGAAGACCACACCCGAGGGAACTGGCCGAACGCACTAACAGAAGACCACACCCGAGGGAACTGGCTAACATCACTGCCTTATGACCGCACCTGATGgcagacagcactgcctcacgatcgCACATGTTGGGCgtggctgacagcactgcctcacgatctCACATGATGGGCgtggctgacagcactgcctcacgatcgCACATGATGGGCGTGGCTGACAGCACAGCCTCATAACCGCAACCGATGAGCCAGGCCTACTTATTGTGACACAACTGCATGTGGTGGTCCTGGCCGACTGCAATGCTTCACGAACGCACCTAATGGCCTGTCCGAAAGCACTGTCACACAACTGCACCTCATGCGACTGTCGGACAGTAATGCCTCAAGACCGCACCTGATGGGCTTGGATGGAACCACTTCATTACAAACACACCTCATTGGCCTTGACGAAAACACTGACTCGCCTGATGGGCCCTTCTGACTGTACCTGATGGGCTTTGCCGCTCCAACCACATGACTACATCAGATGGGCGTGGCCAACTCCACTGCATCACTATCGGATCTGATGGACCTGGCCAAAAGCATTGCTTCACGACTGCACTTGACGGGCCTGCCGACCACACTTCTTTACAaccgcacttgatgggcctggccaactGCACTGATTCACGGCAGCACCCCATGAGCCTCAGCGACCTCACTGTGTGATGAGAGCACACAAAGGGGCTAGCCAACCACACTGCCTGATGACAGCACACAATGGGCCTGGCAGACTGCACGACCTGATGACAGCACACGATGGGCCTAGCCGACCACACTGAGTCATGACAGCACCTCATGGGTCTGGCAGACAGCACTGCCCcatgactgcacctgatgggccttgtcgacagcactgccccatgactgcacctgatgggccttgccgacagcactgcctcacgattgCACCTCATGCGGCTGGCCGACAGTACTGCCTCAAGGCCACACCTGATGGGCTTGGATGACCCCACTTCATTACGACCACACCTCATTTGCCTGGACAACCACACGGAATCGTCCGATTTGCCTTTCTGACTGTACCTGATGGGGATGGCCGATCCAACCACACGACTACACATTATGGGCCTGGCCAACTCCACTGTGTCACTACCGGATCTGATTGTACTGGAAGAAAGAATTGCCTCATGACTGGACTTGATGGCCTGGCCGACCACACTGCCTCACAAcggcacttgatgggcctggcggaCCAAACTGCCTGATGGCAGcacacgatgggcctggccgaccacATTGCCTCATGTCCGCCCATGATGTGCTTGGCCAACAGCTCTGCTTCACGATTGAATGTGTTGGGCCAGGGcgacagcactgccttgccgacagcactgcctcacaacTGAACCTGATggtccttgccgacagcactgcctcacgactgcacctgatggTCCTTGCCAAAATCACTGCCTCGAGACAGCACTTGAttggccttgctgacagcactgcctcactactgcacctgatgggccttgctgacagcactgcctcactactgcacctgatgggccttgctgacagcactgcctcactagtgcacctgatgggccttgctgacagcactgcctcactactgcacctgatgggccttgctgacagcactgcctcactactGCACCTGATAGGCCTGGCCGACTGCACTGCCTCTCGACCGCACCTGATAAGGATTGGCTTACCGCTACTTTACGACCCCACCCAATTCGCCTGGATGACCACACTTCCTCACAACCACACCAGATGAGCCtctccgaacgcactgcctcttgacTGCACATGATGGTCcttgccgaacgcactgcctcttgacTGCACATGATGGGCCTggccaaacgcactgcctctcgagTGCACTTCATGCGCCTGGTAGAACGCACTGGCactcgactgcacttgatgggcctggccaactGCACTGATTCACGGCAGCACCCGATGGGCCTGAGCGACCTCACTGCCTGATGAGAGCACACGATGGGCCTAGCCGACCGCACTGACTCATAATCACACCTCATGGATcaggctgacagcactgcctcacgattgAATCAAATGGGCCAGGGTGAAAGCACTGCCTCACGATTGAATCTCTTGGGTTAGGGTGACAGCACTGGCTCACGACCTCATTCCTATCGTCTACACCTGATGGGCTTTGCCGATATCACTGCCTTATGTCTGCACCTGATGAGCCTAGCCGACAGCACTGATTcatgactgcacttgatgggcctggccgaacgcagtgccttcgactgcacttgatgggcctggccgaacgcagtgccttcgactgcacttgatgggcctggccgaacgcactgcctcttgactgcacttgatgggccaggccgaacgcactgcctctcctctgcacttgatgggccaggccgaacgcactgcctctcctcTGCACTTGATGGGACTCGACCAACGCACTGCCCCTCGTCTGAACTtgatgggcctgtccgaacgcactgcctcacgtctgcacctgatgggccttgccgacagcactgaatcacgtctgcacctgatgggaatCGCCGactgcactgcctcacgtctgcacctgatgggaatcgccgacagcactgcctcacgtctgcacctGATGTGCtttgccggcagcactgcctaacgtctgcacttgatgggccttgccggcagcactgcctaacgactgcacctgatgggccttgccgacagcactgcctcacgactggacctgatgggccttgccggcagCCCTGCCTaatgactgcacctgatgggccttgacgacagcactgcctcacgactgcacctgatgggccatgCTGACAGCCCTGCCACACGACTGAACCTCATGCGGCTGGCGGACCGTATTTCCTCAAGGCCACACCTGTTGGGCTAAGATGACCCCACTTCATTACGACCACATATCATAGGCCTGGATGACTACAAGGAATCGCCTgattggcctttctgattgtaactGATGGGGCTGGCTTGTccaaccacaggactacatctaatgAGCCTGGCCAACTCTACTCTGTCACTACCAGATCTGATGGACCTCGCCGAAAGCAGTGCCTcatgactgcacttgatgggcatggccgaccacacagccccacaactgcacttgatgggcctggccgaacgcactgatcgcgactgcacttgatgggcctggccgaacgcacagcctctcgtgtgcacttgatgggcctggccgaacgcacagcctctcgtgtgcacttgatgggcctggccgaacgcacagcctctcgtgtgcacttgatgggcctggccgaacgcacagcctctcgtgtgcacttgatgggcctggccgaacgcacagcctctcgtgtgcacttgatgggcctggccgaacgcacagcctctcgtgtgcacttgatgggcctggccgaacgcacagcctctcgtgtgcacttgatgggcctggccgaacgcacagcctctcgtgtgcacttgatgggcctggccgaacgcacagcctctcgtgtgcacttgatgggcctggccgaatgcacagcctctcgtgtgcacttgatgggcctggccgaacgcactgcctctcgtctgcacttgatgggcctggcccaacgcactgcctctcgtctgcactcgatgggcctggcccaacgcactgcctctcgtctgcactcgatgggcctggccgaacgcactgcctctcgtctgcacccgatgggcctggccgaacgcactgcctctcgtctgcactcgatgggcctggccgaacgcactgcctctcgtctgcactcgatgggcctggccgaacgcactgcctctcgtctgcactcgaagggcctggccgaacgcactgcctctcgtctgcactcgatgggcctcgcccaacgcactgcctctcgtctgcacttgatgggcctgtctgaacgcactgcctctcgtctgcacttgatgggcctgtccgaacgcactgatcacgactgcacttgatgggcctggcctaacgcactgatcgcgactgcacttgatgggcctggctgaaCGCATTGATcgggactgcacttgatgggcttggccgaacgcactgaacgcgactgcacttgatgggcttggccgaacacactgcctctcgtctgcacttgatgggcctggcagacagcactgcctctcgtctgcaattgATGGGCCTGTCTGAACGcagtgcctctcgtctgcacttgatgggcctagcCGAACGcagtgcctctcgtctgcacttgatgggcctagcCGAACGcagtgcctctcgtctgcacttgatgagcCTGGCCAAACGCACTGATCACGACTGCACTTGataggcctggccgaacgcactgcctctcgtgtgCACTTGATGGGGCTGGCCGAGTGCACTGCCTCTCTTCTGCACTTGATGGGACTCGACCAACGCACTGcccctcgtctgcacttgatgggcctgtccgaacgcactgcctcacgtctgcacctgatgggccttgccgacagcactgcctaaCGTCTGCACCTGataggccttgccgacagcactgcctcacgtctgcacctgatgggccttgccgacagcactgccccaCGAACgcacttgatgggcccggccgaacgcactgccccacGACAGCACTTGATGGGCCCAGCCGAAAACACTGCCCCACGACAGCACTTGATGTGCCCGGCCGAACGTACTGCCCCACGacagcacttgatgggcctggccgaacgcactgcctctcgtctgcacttgatgggcccggccAAACGCACTGCGTCTCGTCTGCACTTGacgggcccggccgaacgcactacctctcgtctgcacttgatgggcccggccgaacgcactgcctctcgtctgaacTTGATGGgaccggccgaacgcactgcctttcgtctgcacttgatgggcgcggccgaatgcactgcctctcgtctgcacttgatgggcctggccgaacgcactgcctctcttgtgcacttgatgggcctgtccgaacgcactgcctctcgtctgcacttgatgcgcCTCGcccaacgcactgcctctcgtctgcacttgatgggcctgtccgaacgcactgtctctcgtctgcacttgatgtgcCTCTCCgaccgcactgcctctcgtctgcacttgatgggcccggccAAACGCACTGCGTCTCGTCTGCACTTGacgggcccggccgaacgcactacctctcgtctgcacttgatgggcccggccgaacgcactgcctctcgtctgaacTTGATGGgaccggccgaacgcactgcctttcgTCTGCATTTGATGGGCGCggccgaatgcactgcctctcgtctgcacttgatgggcctggacgaacgcactgcctctcgtctgcacttgatgggcctggacgaacgcactgcctctcgtctgcacatgATTGGCCTggccaaacgcactgcctctcgtctgcatttCATGGGCCTGGCTGAAAGCACTGCCTCACAACTGCACCTGTTGggctttgccgacagcactgccccaCGATCGCACATGATGGGaacggccgaacgcactgccccacgacagcacttgatgggcccggccgaaaACACTGCCCCACGACAGCACTTGATGTGCCCGGCCGAAAACACTGCCCCACGACAGCACTTGATgtgcccggccgaacgcactgccccacgacagcacttgatgggcccggccgaacgcactgcctctcgtctgcacttgatgggcccggccAAACACACTgcgtctcgtctgcacttgatgggcccggccgaacgcactacctctcgtctgcacttgatgggcccggccgaacgcactgcctctcgtctgaacTTGATGggactggccgaacgcactgcctttcgtctgcacttgatgggcgcggccgaacgcactgcctctcgtctgcacttgatgggcctggccgaacgcactgcctctcgtctgcacttgatgggcgtgaccgaacgcactgcccctcgtctgcacttgattgtcctggccgaacgcactgcctctagtCAGCACTTGAttgtcctggccgaacgcactgcctctcgtctgcacttgattgtcctggccgaacgcactgcctctcgtctgcactagaTGAGCCTTGCCgttcgcactgcctctcgtctgcactagatggcctggctgaacgcactgcctctcgtttgcacttgatgggcctggccgaacgcactgcctctcgtctgtacttgatgggcctggctgaacgcactgcctctcgtctgcacttgatgggcctggccgtacgcactgcctctcgtctgcactagatgggcctggctgaacgcactgcctctcgtctgcacttgatgggcctggccgaccgcACTGCCTCtcggctgcacttgatgggcctggccgaacgcactgcctctcgtctgtacttgatgggcctggccgaacgcactgcctctcgtctgtacttgatgggcctggccgaacgcactgcctctcgtctgcacttgatgggaatggccgatcgcactgcctctcgtctgcacttgatgggcctggccgaacgcactgcctctcgtctgcacttgatgggcctggccgaacgcactacctctcgtctgcacttgatgggcctggcgaacgcactgcctctcgtatgcacttgacagggctggccgaacgcactgcctctcgtatgcacttgacagtgctggccgaacgcactgcctctcgtatgCACTTGACAGGGCTGGCCGAATGCActacctctcgtctgcacttgatgggcccggccgaacgaACTGCCccacgactgcacttgatgggcctggctgaacgcactgcctctcgtcagcacttgatgggcctggcccaacgcactgcctctcgtctgcacttgatgggtgtGGTCGAACGCACTGCTACTCGTCTGCAATTGATGGGCCtggctgaacgcactgcctctttcacttggttggccgggccgaatgcactgcctctttcacttggttggcctggccgaacgcactgcctctttcacttggttggcatggccgaacgcactgcctctttcacttggtggtactggccgaacgcactggttcttctctgcacttgatgggcctggccgaacgcactacctctcgtcagcacttgatgggcctggccgaacgaactacctctcgtctgcacttgatgggcctggccgtacGCACTGCCTCTCGTATGACCTTGATAGGGCTggccaaacgcactgcctctcgtccacACTTGATGGGTCTCGCCGAacgaactgcctctcgtctgcacttgatttgcctggccgaacgcactgcctctcgtctacaATTGATGGGCCTAGCCGAACGCACTGCTACTCGTCTGCAATTGATGGGCCTGGCTGaatgcactgcctctttcacttggttggcctggccgaacgcactgcctctttcacttggtgggcctgtccgaacgcactgcctctcgtctgcagttgatgggctcggccgaacgcactgcctctcgtctgcagttgatgggcctatccgaacgcactgcctctcgtctgcagttgatgggcctggccgaacgcactgcctctcgtctgcaccagatgggcctggccgaacgcactgctactcgtctgcaattgatgggcctggctgaatgcaatgcctctttcacttggtgggcctgtccgaacgcactgcctctttcacttggtgggcctgtcttaacgcactgcctctttcacttggtgggcctgtttgaacgcactgcctctcatctgcacttgataggtcctggccgaacgcactgcctctcgtctgcacttgacgggccaggccgaacgcactgcctctcgtctgaacttcatgggccttgctgacagcactgcctcacgtctgaacctgatgtgccttgctgacagcactgaatCACGTCTCAACctgatgtgccttgccgacagcactgcctcacattTACACCTGAcgtgccttgctgacagcactgccccaCGTttccacctgatgggcctggccgaacgcactgcctctttcacttggttggcatggccgaacgcactgcctcttgtcTGCACTTGACGGGccaggccgaacgcactgcctctttcacttggttggcatggccgaacgcactgccccattcacttggttggcatggccgaacgcactgcctctcgtctgcacttggtgggcctggccgaacgcactgcttctcgtctgcacttggtgggcctggccgaacgcactacctCTCGTCTGAACTTGATGGGTCTGGCCGAACTCACTGCCTCTCGTCTACacatgatgggcctggccgaacgtactgcctctcgtctgcaattgATGGGCCTAGCCGAACGCACTGCTACTCGTCTGCAATTGATGGGCCTGGCTGaatgcactgcctctttcacttggtgggcctgtccgaacgcactgcctctttcacttggtgggcctgtccgaacgcactgcctctctcacttggtgggcctgtccgaacgcactgcctctttcacttggtgggcctgtccgaacgcactgcctctttcacttggggggcctgtccgaacgcactgcctctttcacttggtgggcctgtccgaacgcactgcctctcgtccgcagttgatgggcctggccgaacgcactgcctctcatctgcactttatggtcctggccgaacgcactgcctctcatctgcacttgatgggcctggccgaacgcactgcctctcatctgcacttgatgggcctggcagattgcactgcctctcatctgcacttgatgggcctggcagattgcactgcctctcgtctgcactggatgggcctggccgaacgcactgcctctcgtctgcatttgatgggcttggccgaacgcactgcctctcgtctgaacTTCATGGGCCtttctgacagcactgcctcacgtctgaaactgatgtgccttgccgacagcacagcctcacgtctgaacctgatgtgcctttgctgacagcactgcctcacatttacacctgatgtgccttgccgacagcactgcctcacgtttccacctgatgggcctggccgtccgcactgcctctcgtctgcacctgatgggcatggccgaacgcactgcctctcgtctgcacctgatgggcatggccgaacgcactgcctctcatctgcacctgatgggcctggccgaacgcactgcctctcatctgcacttgatgggcctggccgattgCACTGCTTCTCGTATGCACTTCATagggctggccgaacgcactgtatctcgtatgcacttgatagggctggccgaacgcaCAGCGTCTCGTATGCACTTGATAGGGCTGgatgaacgcactgcctctcgtctccaCTTGATaggtcctggccgaacgcactgcctctcgtctgcacttgatggtcctTGCCGAACACACTGCCgcacgactgcacttgatgggccaggccgaacgcactgcctctttcacttggttggcatggccgaacgcactgcccctttcacttggttggcatggccgaacgcactgcccctttcacttggttggctttgccgaacgcactgcctctcgtctgtacttggttggcctggccgaacgcactgcctctcgtctgcacttggtgggcctggccgaacgcactacctCTCGTCTGAACTTGATGGGTCTGGCCGAactcactgcctctcgtctgcacttgatgggccttgcAAATCGCACTGCATCTCGTCTGCAATTGGTGGGCCtggctgaacgcactgcctctcgtctgcacttggtgggcctgtccgaacgcactgcctctcgtctgcacttggtgggcctgtccgaacgcactacCTCTTGTCGCACATGGTGTCCCTggcctgcctctcgtctgcacttggtgggcatggccgaacgcactgcctctcgtctgcacttggtgggcctgtccgaacgcactgcctctcgtccgcACATGGTGTGCCTtgcctgcctctcgtctgcacttggtggccatggccgaacgcactgactctcgtctgcactcggtgggcctggccgaacgcactgcctctcgtctgtacttggtgggcctggccgaacgcactgcttctcgtcagcacttggtgggcctggccgaacgcactgcctcacgtctgcacttggtgggcctggacgaacgcactgcctcccgtctgcacttggtgggcctggccgaacgcactgcctctcgtctgcacttggtgggcccagccgaacgcactgcctctcatctgcacttggtgggccaagccgaacgcactgcctctcgtctgcacttggtgggcccggccgaacgcactgcctctcgtctgcacttggtgggcctggccgaacgcactatctctcgtctgcacttggtgggcctggccgatcgcactgcctctcgtctgcacttggtgggcctggccgatcgcactgcctctcgtctgcacttggtgggcctgggtgaaagcactgcctctcgtctgcacctgatgggcctggccgaacgcactgcctctcgtctgaacCTTATGTGCCTTGCTGACAGCTCTGCCTCACGTCTGAACCTtatgtgccttgccgacagcactgcctcacgtttcCACCTGAAGGGCCTGGACGGAAGCACTGCCTcttgtctgcacctgatgggcctggccgaacgcactgcctcttgtctgcacctgacgggcctggccgaacgcactgcctctttcacttggttggcatggCAGAACGCACTGCATCTCATCTTTCCTTGATTGGaaaggccgaacgcactgcctttcgtctgcacttgatgtgcctggccgaacgcactgcctttcgTCTGCAATTGATGTGCCTGGatgaacgcgctgcctctcgtatGCACTTCATAGGGCTAGCCGAACGCGCTGCCTATCGTCTGCACTTGAGgggcctgaccgaacgcgctgtctCTCGTCTGCACCTCATGGGCCTcgacgaacgcactgcctctcgtctgcacctgatgggcttggccgaacgcactgcctctcgtctgcacctgatgggcctggccgaatgcactgcctctcgtctgcacctgatgggcctggccgaacgcattgcctctttcacttggttggcttGGTTgtacgcactgcctctttcacttggttggcatggccgacgcactgcctctcgtctgcacttggtgggcctggtcgaacgcactgcctctcgtctgcacttggtgggcctggtcgaacgcactgcctctcgtctgcacttggtgggcctggtcgaacccactgcctctcgtctgcacttggtgggcctggcccaacgcactgcctctcgtctgtacttggtgggcctggccgaacgcactgcttctcgtctgcacttggtgggcctagCCGAACGCaccgcctctcgtctgcacttggtgggtctGGCCGAAcggactgcctctcgtctgcacttggtggacctggccgaacgcgctgcctctcgtctgcacttggtgggcctggccgaacgcactgcctctcttctgcacttggtgggcctgaccgaacgcactgcctcttttc
This genomic interval carries:
- the LOC126301103 gene encoding uncharacterized protein LOC126301103, which produces MQTRGSAFGQANHVQTRGSAFVQAHQVQTRGSAFVQAHQVQTRGSAFGRAHQMQTKGSAFGRSHQVQTRGSAFGRAHQVQTRGSAFGRARQVQTRRSAFGRAHQVQTRGSAVGEAHQVQTRDSAFGQAHQVQTRGSALGEAHQVQTRGSAFGQAHQVHKRGSAFGQAHQVQTRGSAFGRAHQVQTKGSAFGRSHQVQTRGSAFGRAHQVQTRGSAFGRARQVQTRRSAFGRAHQVQTRGSAFGQAHQVLSWGSTFGRAHQVLSWGSVFGWAHQVLSWGSAFGRAHQVRSWGSAVGKAHQVQT